The DNA segment AACTTTCTGGTATTCAGAAACTAGCAAGAGAAAGAGCAAAGAAAGTGTCTCTTCACAATAAAAAACTGAGAGATTGCAGACAGCATTATAACGATCAGAAAGCTTTGCGAAAAGGCGAGACAATGATTTTTATCACCGAGGGAGATTCTGCATCAGGTTCGATTACAAAATCTCGCGATGTGGAAACTCAAGCAGTATTTTCTTTAAAAGGTAAACCTCTGAATTGTTATGGACTTACCAAAAGGGTAGTTTATGAAAATGAAGAATTTAACTATTTACAGGCGGCCTTAAATATTGAAGATTCTCTGGAAGATTTACGATATAACCACGTAATTATCGCTACTGATGCGGATGTTGATGGAATGCACATTCGTCTTTTGATGATTACCTTCTTTCTGTCTTTTTTTCCAGATCTTATCAAAAACGGGCACCTATATATTCTGCAAACTCCTTTATTCCGGGTAAGAAATAAAAAAGAAACACGGTATTGTTACTCAGAATTAGAACGCGTGAAAGCACTTGATGAGCTGGGTAAAAATCCTGAAATCACCCGATTTAAAGGGTTAGGTGAAATTTCTCCAGATGAATTCAAACATTTTATCGGAAAAGATATTCGTTTGGAACCGGTTGTACTTGGAAAAGATCAAACGATAGAACAATTATTAGAGTTTTATATGGGTAAAAATACGCCAGACCGTCAATTATTTATTCTTGAAAATTTGGTAGTAGAAAATCCAGAAATAGAAAATAAAGAAATATTTGTTGATAGCGAATTAGAAGAAGACTAATAAGAAAAACACAAACACAAACACAAACACAGATGAGATTAAATAACAGAAGTAAAGTAGGCCGCTTTAATTTTGTTTCGACCGTAGTATGTATTTTGATGGTTTTGGCCATCGTTCTTTTTATAACGGATCGATACAAGCTTAATTTAATGGGAAACAGCAGCTATTTAATACTGATTTTTCCCACTATTATTGCGATAATCTATTATTTACGGGGAAGGCAGATTTTTGAATATGACAGTGAGGGTGAAGCACTTAATTTCAAAAATCAAAATGTAGTTTTATTTTTTGATAAACCAGTAGTTCATGAATTTCCAAAATACAAATTACTGGAATATGAAATTGTAAATGCGGTAGTTTTAAAAAGATTGTATATTACCATTTCCAGCAAAAAAAGTGGAACAGTAAAGCTAAAGTATGACGTTTCCTATTTAACAAAGAAAGAATTACACGACCTTAAAATTTCCCTTAGCCGAGTGATCAGAAATAACAGAGAAAAAAAGATTGAGACGATAATTTAATGGAAGAGCAAGAAAATCATCAGGAAGATTCCCTGAGAAAAGTTTCCGGTCTGTATAAAGATTGGTTTTTAGATTACGCGTCCTATGTAATTTTGGACAGGGCAATTCCTTCTATTTTTGACGGATTTAAACCGGTACAGCGAAGAATTATGCACTCCATGCGCGAGCTGGAGGATGGAAGATATAATAAAGTAGCTAATGTAGTTGGAAATACCATGAAGTACCACCCACACGGTGATGCGTCAATTACAGATGCTATGGTACAAATCGGACAGAAAGAACTCCTTATTGACACTCAGGGAAACTGGGGAAATATCTATACCGGTGATTCAGCCGCAGCAGCACGATATATCGAGGCAAGACTTACCCCTTTTGCTTTAGAAGTAGTTTTCAACCCGAAGACAACAGAGTGGGCAAAATCATATGATGGCAGAAATAATGAACCAATAGACCTTCCAGTGAAATTCCCCTTGCTTTTAGCACAGGGAGTTGAAGGAATTGGAGTAGGACTTTCTACGAAAATTATGCCTCATAATTTCAATGAATTGATCGACGCTTCTATCGCACATTTGAAAGGAAAGAAATTTCAGATATTTCCAGATTTTTTAACAGGAGGAATGCTTGATGTTTCTCACTACAATGATGGGGAACGTGGCGGAAGAATTCGGGCGCGAGCAAGAATTATTCAAAAAGATAAAAATACACTTTGTATTACAGAACTTCCTTTCGGAAAAAACACAAGTGATCTAATTGATTCTGTTATTAAAGCGAATGAAAAAGGAAAGATTAAAATCAAAAAAATTGAGGATAATACTTCTGATCAGGTAGAAATAAACATTCATGTAAGCAATGATGTTTCACCGGATAAAACCATTGATGCCTTATATGCATTTACTGATTGCGAAATCCCGATTTCGCCGAATGCTTGTGTAATTGTAGGAAATAAACCGATGTTTCTTAACGTTTCAGAAATTCTGAGACAAAATACGGATCATACCGTTTCTCTTTTAAAAAAAGAACTTCAGATTGAACTGCATGAATTGCAGGAAAACTGGCATTTTTCTTCCTTAGAAAGAATTTTTATTGAGAACAGAATCTACCACGATATCGAGGAAGTGAAATCTTGGGATGAAGTTATTCTAACGATTGATAAAGGACTGAAACCACATACGAAGCATCTTTTACGAGCTGTAACAGAAGAAGATATTTTAAGATTGACAGAAATTCGAATCAAAAGAATCTCACGTTTTGATCTTGATAAGTTTAAAGAAAATATCTTGGCGCTGGAAGGTAAAATAGAGTTGGTAAAATACAATCTGGAACACTTAATTCCTTACTCAATTACCTATTATACTAATATTCAAAAAAAATACGGTAAAGGAAAAGAACGAAAAACAGAACTTCGAATTTTTGATACTATCGATGCCAGCAAAGTTGCTGTAGCAAATGAGAAATTCTATGTCAATCGCGAGGAGGGTTTTATTGGAACTTCGCTTAAAAAAGACGAGTATCTGTTTGACTGCTCAGATATCGATGATATTATCACTTTTCAGAAAGATGGAACGATGAAAGTGGTAAAAGTGGAACCGAAAACTTTTATTGGTAAAAATATAGAACACGTTGCCATTTGGAAAAAGAATGATAAGCGCACGGTTTACAACATGATTTACCGTGAAGGTAAAGAAGGTCCGTATTATATGAAACGTTTTTCAGTTACCGGTGTTACTAGAAATAACGATTATAAGTTAGCTTCTGATAAAAAAGGATCCGAAATGCTTTACTTCTCCGCAAATCCTAATGGCGAGGCAGAGAAAGTAAGCGTACTGCTAAAACCAAATGCCAGAGTCCGTAAAAATAAAATAGACATTGATTTCTCAGAACTAGCGATTAAAGGCCGTGACTCCAAAGGAAATGTTGTTACAAAATATACCGTTAAAAAAGTTGATTTAAAAGAAGAAGGGATTTCTACTTTAGCTCCCAGAAAAATCTGGTTTGATGATACGGTACGAAGATTAAATGCTGATGCCAGAGGAACATTACTTGGTACGTTCAAAGGTGATGATAAAATATTAACGATTAATTCACAAGGAGAAGCGAAGTTGATTACTTTCGATTTAAGTAATCGGTTTGATGATGAGTATTTAATCCTTGAAAAATGGAATCCTGAACAGCCGATCACCTGCATCTATTTTGATGGCGAAAAGCAGATTTATTTTATCAAAAGATTCCTGCTCGAGAATACGACCAATGTACAACAATTCATGCCTTCTGACCATCCAAAATCATTTGTAGAAAATATTTTGGTTGCGAATAATGCGACTGCAGAAATTATTTTTGTCAAAGTAAAAGGAATAGAGAAAGATCCGGAAATCATTAATATAGATGAATTTATTTCTATTAAAGGTATTAAAGCAATTGGTAATCAATTTATTAAGGATAAAGTAAAATCTATTAACATCATAATTCCAGAACCAGAAGAAGAAATTCATGAAGGATTTGATGTGGTAGAAGCTACGGAAGGACATATTAGTTTTATTGATGAAGATGTAAAAGACGAAGATTTTCCAGAAGAAGGAATGATTGGTGATTTATTTGATGTTCCGGAAGAATAAAAAATTACTTTCTTGTTTACAAACCTATAAAATGACGGAATCATTCTCTATCAGAATAATTTATGTTCTATTTTCTAGAAAAGGTAGTAAACAAAGATTATTTTAAAAATTTATAGATATATCCACATATCATCATTATTGTATTTTCTCTGCGAACAGTTCATCGATTTATTCTATTT comes from the Chryseobacterium sp. SNU WT5 genome and includes:
- a CDS encoding DNA gyrase/topoisomerase IV subunit A is translated as MEEQENHQEDSLRKVSGLYKDWFLDYASYVILDRAIPSIFDGFKPVQRRIMHSMRELEDGRYNKVANVVGNTMKYHPHGDASITDAMVQIGQKELLIDTQGNWGNIYTGDSAAAARYIEARLTPFALEVVFNPKTTEWAKSYDGRNNEPIDLPVKFPLLLAQGVEGIGVGLSTKIMPHNFNELIDASIAHLKGKKFQIFPDFLTGGMLDVSHYNDGERGGRIRARARIIQKDKNTLCITELPFGKNTSDLIDSVIKANEKGKIKIKKIEDNTSDQVEINIHVSNDVSPDKTIDALYAFTDCEIPISPNACVIVGNKPMFLNVSEILRQNTDHTVSLLKKELQIELHELQENWHFSSLERIFIENRIYHDIEEVKSWDEVILTIDKGLKPHTKHLLRAVTEEDILRLTEIRIKRISRFDLDKFKENILALEGKIELVKYNLEHLIPYSITYYTNIQKKYGKGKERKTELRIFDTIDASKVAVANEKFYVNREEGFIGTSLKKDEYLFDCSDIDDIITFQKDGTMKVVKVEPKTFIGKNIEHVAIWKKNDKRTVYNMIYREGKEGPYYMKRFSVTGVTRNNDYKLASDKKGSEMLYFSANPNGEAEKVSVLLKPNARVRKNKIDIDFSELAIKGRDSKGNVVTKYTVKKVDLKEEGISTLAPRKIWFDDTVRRLNADARGTLLGTFKGDDKILTINSQGEAKLITFDLSNRFDDEYLILEKWNPEQPITCIYFDGEKQIYFIKRFLLENTTNVQQFMPSDHPKSFVENILVANNATAEIIFVKVKGIEKDPEIINIDEFISIKGIKAIGNQFIKDKVKSINIIIPEPEEEIHEGFDVVEATEGHISFIDEDVKDEDFPEEGMIGDLFDVPEE